The genomic segment CGAGCGCCACCTCGTCGACCCAGGCGGCAACCTGCTGGTGGCCGGCGAGCGCGTGGCGGTAACGGGGCGGGATGCGGGCCGCGGCCAGTTCCAGGGCGGTCACCCGTTCCGAAGGAGCCTCGGCAGGTGACGTAGTTGGATCGATGCCCCGTTCGGCGAGGATCGTGCCGAGGCGGGCGGCGAGGGTGTTCATGCGCTCCGGCTCCCGGCTGGTGGTGGCTGTGGTCACAGCTGACCCCCGTAGGCCGCCTCGACGTCAGCGGGCGCCGGGTTGGTCCATGCCCGGTGCGGGGCGGCAGCTGCCCGTGGAGCGTTCATGGCCTCGTCGACCAGGCTCGGCAGCAGCCCAGCGGACAGCCCCTTGGTACGCATGCGGTCCATCCCGGCCCTGATGTGGTCGGGGGACAACCCCTCGCCGAGCAGTTTGCTGACCACCTTGCCGAGGCGGCCGAGGACGTCGCTGGGCGGGCGGTGTTGGCATGCGGCGACGTGCTCGGCGACCAGGTCCTTGGCCGAGACCGAACCCGAGACGGCAGGGGGCGTGGGGGCGCTTGCGCTCCCCACCGGAGGTGATCCTAGATCCAGGATCCTAGGTCCTAGATCCGGACCCTGAGTCCTCACCGCAGTCTCCCAGCGTTGTGGTGAGGGCTCACTGAAATTGCTCTGACCTGCGGTTTTCCGGTTCACGGAGGGCTCGCTGTATCCGCGTGACGCATCAGGGCGTCCACCGTGAGGGCTCACGGCCTGTTCATGGAGGGCTCCGTGAACAGGCGAGGCCGCCTCGTCCGACCGGCTGCCCTGGTGGCGCGGGCAGGCCGGGCAGCGGCTGCCGCTGGGCCGGTTGATCTTCTGGTGACGGGCCCAGGTGACGATGTGCAGGTACCGCTTGCCGTCGTCGCCTTCGTACCGGCAGATCAGACCCGCACTGTCGAGCTGCGTGAGGTCGTCCTCGACCTCCAGCGGGCCGTGCTCGGGGCGCAGGGACCAGAGGGCACCGGCGATGACGGCGGCCTGGTCGCGGAAGCGACCGTGGTCGTCCGCCTGCGTAAGCAGGCCGAAGAAGGTCCGCTCGGCATGGACGCTCACCGCGGCGAGCGACTCGGAGATGAAGGCTTCCGGCTTGATGGTGCGTATCCGCGCCATGTCTATCGCCCCGCCTTCGTGGGCCGAGCGGGCGAGTTCGGCGACGGGGATGCGACTACGGCCACGAAGGCAGTAGCTTGTTGGGGCATGCACAGTTCCTCACCCGGTGGCGTTATGACCGCCACCGTCTTGATCGTTCAGGTACGGGCGATATCGGTAGGGACTTCTTGGCCCCCGGCGTTGGCCCGCCGGGGGCTTTTTCATGTGCTCGGAACCGCAGGGGTTTCCGGGCGCATGGCCAAGACAGCCACATCTTCCCCGCACAAGTCCAGCATTCCGCCGGGAAAGCAAACAGCTCTCGGCGAACGTGTCGTGCGCGGCTTCCTTAAAACGGTAGACCCGAATCGCCGGTTGACCAAGAAGTTGCATAAATCGGGCAGTTGGCAAGCGAATCCGTGGGCGGCGCTGGTGAGCGCGCGATGCAAGATGCCCACGTCGAGGCCACGTAGGTGCTACCAGCATGAGGGCAGCAGGTGATTTGGTCATCCGCCAATTCCGGTCTATGTTGCGCCGTTCGCAAGGAGCCTGGGGACCAGATCTGACAAAAAAGATGCGAAACATAGCAGCACATCGCCGGTTACCCAAACCGGCAATGCAGAGCTACAACTGACCCATGCCTGAGAGCCCTTTGGGAATTGGTCCGGCCGGCGTGCTGACCGCCCGCGCCATTACCCGTGCCCGCACAGCGCGCGGATTCGCCCAGCGCCAGCTGGCCGAACGTGTCACCGCGCTCGGCCGGCCCATGACCATCACGATGCTGTCCCGCATCGAATGCAGACAGCGCCGCTGCGATGTCGACGACCTCGTCGCCATCGCAGCCGCTCTCGGCCTCTCCCCGCTCGCCCTGCTCGCCGAGACGAGTTAGCCGAACGAGCCCCAACAGCGCTCCCCGGGTGGGCCAACACCCGGCAGCCGCTACGCACATCACCTCGCCCGTACCTGAAACACCAAGACCGGCGTACCCGTCTCCGCACGGCTGCGCCAGAGAAGGAACCTCCTTGCGCCGAGAGGCCATTCCCCCTGCTCCGTTGCCGTTCCGCCTCTGTACCGCGAAGGAGTCGATCTTGCATGGCTGAGCAGCCAGGGACCGGCGTAGCGCCGCCCCGCCTCTACCGTCCCGAGGACATCGCTGCTGTTCTGGGCTGCTCTGCCTGGTGGGTCAAGGACAGGGCCCGTCGGCGGCTGATCCCCTTCACTCGGGTCGGCCGCGCGTACCGCTTCACCGCAGAACACCTCGCAGAGATCATCCGCCTCCACGAGGAACGGCCCGCACGGGCGCACCAGCCCGTCACAGCTCGGACCGTCGCCAAGGCCGACGCCCAGCAGGCGGACGCGCCCCAGCGTGCCGCGCCCACAACCCGTCTGCGGGCGCGGCCTCCGGCCCGCGCCAGGCAGAGCCAGTTCAGCACCGTCGCCTGACACGACCGCGTACCAAGGGAGAGGAGGAGCGTGGGTTTCGCGGAGAAGCGCGCGAACTACTGGCGTGGTCGGTATAGGACCGCACCTGGGAAGCACCTCACGGTCGTCGACGAGCAGGGCAAGGCGATCAAGTTCGCCACCAAGGGCGAGGCTCAGCGCGCCGCGAGCGAGGCCGAGAACAAGTACCGGCGCGGCGACTGGCGTGACCCGGCACTCGGCCAGGAGACGTTCGGCGAGTACGCGAGCCGCTGGTACGAGGCCCAGGACCTGGCCGCATCGACCATGCAGAACTACAAGCGCCACATCGAGGAGCACCTGCTTCCCGACTTCGGGGACCATGCGCTCGCCGGCATCCTGCGCTCGGACGTCGACCGGTGGGAGAAGAAGGAAAGGGCTCTGTACGCGGCCTCCAGCGTCAAGACCTGGCGCTCGACGTTCCACCTGATCTACGAGGACGCGATCGACGAAGGACTGATCACGTCGAACCCGGCGACCAGGCGGCGTGGGCGGGGCAAGCG from the Streptomyces sp. NBC_01335 genome contains:
- a CDS encoding helix-turn-helix domain-containing protein, yielding MAEQPGTGVAPPRLYRPEDIAAVLGCSAWWVKDRARRRLIPFTRVGRAYRFTAEHLAEIIRLHEERPARAHQPVTARTVAKADAQQADAPQRAAPTTRLRARPPARARQSQFSTVA
- a CDS encoding helix-turn-helix domain-containing protein; its protein translation is MPESPLGIGPAGVLTARAITRARTARGFAQRQLAERVTALGRPMTITMLSRIECRQRRCDVDDLVAIAAALGLSPLALLAETS